The following proteins come from a genomic window of Leptospira bandrabouensis:
- a CDS encoding ACP S-malonyltransferase — MTSAKLLTATLQNSQKFFLQFGGQGSPYLKELVKLYAEPELKEFFETSFKTIAEIAARDGKSPLLNEGFDFKSWIENPDGAPSEDYLARAPISVPGIFMTQIANYVLVSKRGYPTAELIKATGAASGHSQGVIASALVGLGKDGADFLNAYSDFLRFVFYLGFNGQKVYPNFVVSEEVVKENEANGDKNPAPMVAVIGYTKDELEERVKKTNDSLGLKGQDTVFISLYNTPDSMILSALPSSLLAFRKQWKAEMDEKKFKFVYLKTTAPFHCPFMETSLDKFNAEDASVVPFPYTGADLKVPVYSIFDGHNLQKDGNLRDILFKMVLIEPLYWDLAIAPIFNDSAINTIIDFGPSVVSQRLTGGHLKAKNIEKQSLCASNAKELKVILEA, encoded by the coding sequence ATGACATCGGCCAAACTCCTTACTGCCACCCTCCAAAATTCACAAAAATTTTTCCTTCAATTTGGAGGACAGGGTTCACCTTATCTCAAAGAACTCGTAAAATTATACGCAGAACCAGAACTCAAAGAATTTTTCGAAACAAGTTTCAAAACCATTGCTGAAATTGCTGCTCGTGATGGCAAAAGTCCACTCCTTAATGAAGGATTTGATTTCAAATCTTGGATTGAAAATCCAGACGGCGCTCCTTCTGAAGATTATTTAGCTCGCGCACCGATTTCTGTTCCGGGAATCTTTATGACTCAAATTGCTAATTACGTTTTGGTTTCAAAACGTGGTTATCCAACTGCGGAACTGATCAAAGCAACCGGTGCTGCCAGTGGACATAGCCAAGGGGTGATTGCCTCTGCCCTTGTTGGCCTAGGAAAAGACGGAGCTGATTTCCTAAATGCATATTCTGATTTTTTAAGATTTGTTTTTTATTTAGGATTTAACGGACAAAAAGTTTATCCTAACTTTGTAGTCTCAGAAGAAGTAGTAAAAGAAAATGAAGCCAATGGTGACAAAAACCCAGCACCTATGGTTGCAGTGATTGGTTACACAAAAGATGAGTTAGAAGAAAGAGTGAAAAAAACTAATGATTCTCTTGGACTCAAAGGTCAAGACACAGTTTTCATTTCTCTTTACAACACTCCAGATTCCATGATTCTTTCTGCACTTCCTTCATCTCTTCTTGCATTCCGTAAACAATGGAAAGCGGAAATGGACGAAAAGAAATTTAAGTTTGTTTATTTGAAAACAACTGCACCTTTCCATTGCCCATTTATGGAAACATCACTTGATAAATTCAATGCAGAAGATGCATCTGTGGTTCCTTTCCCATACACTGGTGCTGATCTAAAAGTTCCTGTATATAGTATCTTTGATGGTCACAACTTACAAAAAGACGGAAACCTTCGAGACATCCTTTTTAAAATGGTCCTTATTGAGCCACTTTACTGGGATTTGGCGATTGCTCCTATTTTCAATGACAGTGCCATTAACACCATCATTGACTTTGGACCAAGTGTTGTGAGCCAAAGACTTACTGGTGGACACTTAAAAGCAAAAAATATCGAAAAACAATCATTATGCGCATCTAATGCAAAGGAATTAAAAGTAATTCTAGAAGCATAA
- a CDS encoding helix-turn-helix transcriptional regulator, whose amino-acid sequence MNPSTARAASKLNLIRLLASHPEGLGLEEIQSVTGHKSIAALKKDLGELYMIEMYPYSPTDAVDLDFDGKKVKIRLPVAVDSALPLSPKEWSFLRSLLVSQKTKEGSELNRSILNKIDSVIPSGDWSPYQKTKETIIKAINDKKTLTIVYWKRDTKEKETRTLAPWLLWEENDSYLLAYDLTKEGFRSFRLDFILNIVIADTKYPTLPDTAEEFLQGFKQLFGNDKENNTYAKLWITDSASYHLGLKLNLQTTGNQKQIGDTLYREFQAPIRDQNWFIQTILGYGTSVLVSEPLEIKESIRFHLQSIALSKQNLTTQS is encoded by the coding sequence ATGAATCCATCCACTGCTCGGGCCGCTTCCAAATTAAATTTAATCCGCCTTCTGGCTTCCCATCCGGAAGGGCTTGGGTTAGAGGAAATTCAAAGTGTCACGGGTCACAAATCAATCGCAGCCCTCAAAAAAGATTTGGGGGAACTGTATATGATTGAGATGTATCCTTATTCACCGACCGATGCCGTGGATTTAGATTTTGATGGGAAGAAAGTAAAAATACGACTCCCCGTTGCCGTTGATTCCGCACTCCCTCTTTCTCCAAAAGAATGGTCATTTCTTAGATCTCTTCTGGTTTCCCAAAAAACTAAAGAAGGCTCCGAACTCAATCGTTCCATTTTAAACAAAATTGATTCGGTCATTCCTTCCGGTGATTGGTCACCTTATCAAAAAACAAAAGAAACCATCATAAAAGCGATAAATGACAAAAAAACACTAACGATTGTTTATTGGAAAAGAGATACAAAGGAAAAAGAAACTAGAACCTTGGCTCCTTGGTTGTTGTGGGAAGAAAATGATTCTTATCTTTTGGCTTATGATTTAACAAAAGAAGGATTCCGATCCTTTCGTTTGGATTTTATTTTAAATATTGTCATAGCAGATACAAAATACCCAACTCTTCCTGATACCGCAGAAGAATTTCTGCAGGGTTTTAAACAACTGTTCGGTAACGATAAAGAAAACAATACATATGCAAAGTTATGGATTACTGATTCTGCTTCTTACCATTTAGGATTGAAACTTAACCTACAAACAACAGGAAACCAAAAACAAATCGGGGATACTTTATATCGAGAATTCCAAGCACCGATCCGAGATCAAAACTGGTTTATTCAAACTATTTTAGGATACGGCACATCTGTCCTAGTTTCCGAACCTCTGGAAATTAAAGAATCCATTCGGTTTCATTTACAATCCATCGCACTATCGAAACAAAACCTTACCACTCAGTCTTAG
- a CDS encoding 4-(cytidine 5'-diphospho)-2-C-methyl-D-erythritol kinase, producing the protein METIAKGKINIGLMIPYKREDGLHEIRSVFVPISFGDPMKIQITANTNSPDSEIHLTSENYLHGYRHSKFEEVSERGDFTRNLLYKAFQKISAHLREPVSISIYLKKYLPPEGGIGGGSSNAGLFLKEIFPWTQLSKEEEISLAKSVGADVPFFLQSSPCFVSGIGEVLEPITVSQGTGILAIPPFGLSTASMYAGLQKSLQKPYGSQVWKSLAEDLIRSLQVGDWAYLQNRLENEFEKIAFQTQPLLKELKLGFYESGAVYASLSGSGSCFYGIYPSDRERDEALSIVSNRFPDMEFRTFSF; encoded by the coding sequence TTGGAAACCATAGCGAAGGGAAAGATTAACATTGGTTTGATGATTCCCTATAAACGGGAAGATGGACTTCACGAAATACGGAGTGTCTTTGTCCCTATTAGTTTTGGGGATCCGATGAAAATCCAAATCACTGCCAATACAAACTCTCCCGATTCGGAAATACACCTAACATCGGAAAATTATCTTCATGGGTATCGGCATTCCAAGTTTGAAGAAGTCTCGGAAAGAGGTGATTTTACTCGAAATCTTCTTTATAAAGCCTTCCAAAAAATTTCGGCCCACCTTCGGGAACCTGTTTCCATTTCGATTTATCTAAAAAAATACCTACCTCCCGAAGGGGGAATTGGCGGCGGGAGTAGCAATGCCGGGCTTTTCCTGAAGGAAATCTTTCCTTGGACCCAACTTTCCAAAGAAGAGGAGATTTCCCTGGCAAAATCCGTTGGGGCCGATGTCCCTTTTTTCCTCCAATCCTCCCCTTGTTTTGTGAGTGGGATCGGTGAGGTGCTCGAACCTATAACTGTGAGCCAAGGGACAGGGATTTTGGCCATTCCACCCTTCGGACTTTCTACAGCTTCTATGTACGCAGGCCTTCAAAAAAGTTTACAAAAACCCTATGGTTCCCAAGTATGGAAATCTCTGGCAGAGGATTTAATTCGAAGTCTTCAGGTCGGGGATTGGGCATACCTGCAAAACAGGCTCGAGAACGAGTTTGAAAAAATCGCTTTTCAGACCCAACCCTTACTAAAGGAATTGAAATTAGGGTTCTATGAGTCGGGAGCAGTCTATGCCTCTTTATCAGGTTCGGGTTCTTGCTTTTACGGCATTTATCCATCCGATAGGGAAAGAGACGAAGCCCTTTCCATTGTCTCTAATCGATTTCCTGATATGGAATTTCGAACGTTCTCTTTTTAG
- a CDS encoding sugar phosphate nucleotidyltransferase — protein sequence MNLHNTVTAVILAAGKGTRMKSELPKVAVVLNESPLLIHVLRNIESAGIGRKVVVVGYRKDIVTDIAKSFPGVEFAEQTEQLGTGHAVISAEKQLAPYTGYTIVACGDAPLISAKSFSELIELHKANGYSATVLSAKMENPTGYGRIIRSSDDGSLLRIVEEKDASPEEKAVNEVNTGTYCFNTEDLFTALKQIGNDNAQKEYYLTDVIKIFRSLGKKVGAKTLANALESHGINSPDDLALAKQYIDKGLVGV from the coding sequence ATGAACCTACATAATACTGTAACTGCTGTTATTTTGGCGGCGGGGAAAGGAACTCGAATGAAGAGTGAGCTTCCCAAGGTTGCGGTTGTACTGAACGAATCTCCACTTTTAATTCACGTTCTTCGAAATATCGAATCCGCCGGCATAGGCCGAAAGGTAGTGGTTGTCGGTTACCGCAAAGATATCGTTACCGATATCGCAAAATCATTTCCCGGTGTGGAATTTGCAGAACAAACCGAACAATTGGGAACTGGCCATGCAGTGATTTCTGCAGAGAAACAATTAGCACCATACACTGGTTATACGATTGTTGCTTGCGGCGATGCCCCACTTATTTCAGCTAAATCATTTTCCGAACTCATAGAGCTTCACAAAGCCAATGGATATTCTGCGACTGTACTTTCCGCTAAGATGGAAAACCCAACAGGATACGGTCGTATCATTCGTTCTTCCGATGATGGCAGCCTTTTAAGAATTGTAGAAGAAAAAGATGCAAGTCCTGAAGAAAAGGCCGTTAACGAAGTAAATACAGGAACTTACTGTTTTAATACAGAAGATTTGTTTACTGCCTTAAAACAAATCGGCAACGACAACGCACAAAAAGAATATTACCTGACAGATGTGATCAAAATTTTCAGATCTTTGGGGAAAAAGGTCGGTGCAAAAACTTTGGCAAATGCTTTAGAAAGCCACGGTATCAATTCTCCTGATGATTTGGCTCTTGCAAAACAATATATAGATAAAGGGTTGGTTGGAGTATGA
- a CDS encoding ribose-phosphate pyrophosphokinase, with product MNPSEVVVFSGNANRPLAEEICKHLNIPNGQISVKRFSDGESSVKIEENVRGRDVFVVQSISFPANDSLMELLLIIDAARRASARRITAVIPYYGYGRQDRKVEPRVPISARMVADLIETVGPDRVLTMDLHADQIQGFFRIPVDHLYFSPVLAEYINSLNMEDLVIVSPDSGGAERARNFGKKVNGSLAIIDKRRPKANESVVMHVIGEIKDKNCLLLDDMIDTGGTIAKAATALYQNGAKSVLCCASHGVLSGEAPAKLNEANFKQIVLSNSIVIPETKKINHLKTLSIAPLFAKAIERIHNEESISSLFS from the coding sequence ATGAATCCCAGCGAAGTAGTTGTATTTTCTGGAAATGCAAACAGACCTCTTGCCGAGGAAATTTGTAAACACTTAAACATTCCGAACGGCCAAATCTCAGTCAAAAGATTTTCCGATGGAGAAAGTTCTGTAAAAATCGAAGAAAACGTTCGTGGACGTGATGTATTCGTAGTACAATCCATTAGCTTTCCAGCAAACGACAGTTTGATGGAACTTTTACTCATTATTGATGCCGCAAGAAGAGCCTCTGCTCGTAGAATCACTGCAGTCATTCCTTATTATGGATATGGACGCCAAGACAGAAAAGTGGAACCAAGGGTTCCGATTTCTGCTCGTATGGTTGCCGATTTAATCGAAACTGTTGGTCCAGATCGTGTTCTCACAATGGACTTACATGCTGACCAAATCCAAGGATTCTTTCGTATTCCTGTGGATCATTTGTATTTTTCACCAGTCCTTGCTGAGTACATCAACTCTCTTAATATGGAAGACCTTGTGATTGTTTCGCCAGATTCTGGTGGAGCCGAAAGAGCACGTAACTTTGGCAAAAAAGTAAACGGATCTCTTGCCATCATTGACAAACGTAGACCAAAAGCTAACGAGTCTGTGGTGATGCATGTCATTGGTGAAATCAAAGATAAAAACTGCTTATTACTCGATGATATGATTGATACAGGTGGAACCATTGCCAAAGCAGCCACTGCATTGTATCAAAATGGAGCAAAATCGGTATTATGTTGTGCCTCTCACGGAGTTCTTTCCGGAGAAGCACCTGCCAAATTGAATGAAGCCAACTTCAAACAAATTGTGCTCTCAAATTCTATCGTCATTCCGGAGACCAAAAAAATAAATCACTTGAAAACGCTCTCCATCGCCCCACTCTTTGCTAAAGCCATCGAGCGGATTCATAACGAAGAATCAATCTCTAGTCTGTTTTCATAA
- a CDS encoding 50S ribosomal protein L25/general stress protein Ctc, whose product MEKISIKAQTRTSKGKGPARRMRVEGLVPANIIGNGEARSASVVEKEIQRLIDSGIRKATLIDLELDGKTERVFVKEIQRFPHTGQIRHIDFFKVTPGKKILTTVAIKTTGVAKGSKAGGQFEHLVHEIKVKSTPEDLTDVITLDVSGLDIGNMIKVSELPHPASWEILVNGDPIVASCNKTKAILAAERAEKAEADSKGKPAAKKAAKK is encoded by the coding sequence ATGGAAAAAATCAGTATCAAAGCACAAACAAGAACTTCTAAAGGAAAAGGTCCTGCTAGAAGAATGCGTGTGGAAGGTTTAGTACCGGCAAACATCATCGGAAACGGTGAAGCAAGATCGGCAAGTGTTGTCGAAAAAGAAATCCAAAGACTCATCGACTCAGGAATTCGTAAGGCAACTCTTATTGACCTCGAACTTGATGGTAAAACAGAAAGAGTTTTCGTAAAAGAAATCCAAAGATTTCCACACACTGGCCAAATCCGCCATATCGACTTCTTTAAAGTAACTCCTGGTAAAAAGATTCTTACAACAGTAGCTATCAAAACAACTGGTGTTGCTAAAGGTTCTAAAGCAGGTGGACAGTTCGAACATTTAGTTCACGAAATCAAAGTTAAATCTACTCCAGAAGACTTAACTGACGTAATTACTTTAGATGTAAGCGGTTTAGATATCGGAAATATGATTAAAGTTTCCGAGTTACCACACCCTGCTTCTTGGGAAATTCTTGTGAATGGTGATCCGATTGTTGCTTCTTGTAACAAAACAAAAGCGATCCTTGCTGCTGAACGTGCTGAAAAAGCGGAAGCAGATAGCAAAGGCAAACCAGCAGCTAAAAAAGCGGCTAAGAAGTAA
- the pth gene encoding aminoacyl-tRNA hydrolase, with product MKLIVGLGNPGDKYNNNRSNIGFKILDVIANNIGIEIKTKKKKSLIGRGDFEGDEVVLLKPQTFSDLSGESVLYIASFLKIQVKDIVVIHEDVGLELGQIVVTKGGENDVNPGVNSVSVSLRSPNFIRIRIGVLNSSFDPKKREEFLREDFEPLENLSLIQIINDAEAAIRSISMGDIDEVIQKYHL from the coding sequence ATGAAGTTAATTGTAGGGCTAGGAAATCCTGGCGATAAATATAACAACAATCGATCTAACATTGGTTTTAAGATTCTCGATGTCATAGCGAATAACATTGGCATCGAAATCAAAACTAAAAAGAAAAAATCGCTCATCGGTCGTGGTGACTTCGAAGGGGACGAAGTGGTTTTACTCAAACCACAAACCTTCAGTGACCTTTCTGGTGAGTCGGTTCTCTATATTGCCTCCTTTTTAAAAATCCAGGTAAAAGACATCGTTGTCATCCATGAGGACGTCGGGTTAGAACTCGGCCAAATTGTGGTCACCAAAGGTGGTGAAAATGACGTCAACCCTGGGGTCAACTCGGTTTCTGTCTCATTACGATCCCCCAATTTTATACGAATTCGGATCGGTGTTCTTAATTCAAGCTTCGATCCTAAAAAAAGAGAAGAATTTTTACGTGAAGATTTTGAGCCATTAGAGAACCTGAGTTTGATACAGATCATCAATGACGCCGAAGCGGCGATTCGTTCCATATCCATGGGGGATATTGACGAAGTGATTCAGAAATATCACCTTTGA
- the ftsH gene encoding ATP-dependent zinc metalloprotease FtsH has protein sequence MNKNIKTVFLFLLVFLVILATVYKGQDFAGKPDEISYSDFLNMVEPIEGKKPIGKITSKDGKETSAKQQIIIDRELIEGWYIPENSKDNKPKLFKTNVAQVNDDLVTKLRKSRLSFTAKSTEENKFWSVVSGIIPWLFALGIIWFIMMRQLQASGNKAFTFGKSRAKMNVDPKVKVTFNDVAGCEEAKVELLEIIEFLKDPKKFQAIGARIPKGVLLVGPPGTGKTLLAKAVAGEAGVPFFSISGSDFVEMFVGVGASRVRDLFDQGKKNAPCIIFIDEIDAVGRLRGAGLGGGHDEREQTLNQMLVEMDGFEMNEGVIVMAATNRADVLDPALLRPGRFDRQVIVDLPDLKGREEILAVHAKKVPLVSDISLNSIARGTPGFTGADLANLINEAALLAARRNKKRVTQEELEEARDKVMMGPERKSMFISDKEKEMTAYHEAGHALLGTLLPYTEPVHKVTIIPRGRALGLTQSLPVEDRHSYRKNYCLDRIVMSMGGYIAEELIFGDPSNGSSNDIQQATNIARRMVCEWGMSEKLGTIHYGSGETSPFMGRDYGHTSKPYSEEFAAMIDQEVKRIVQTCLDKGRDLVKKNQKKLDAIAKALLAKETIDAQELTDIVQPSFDKFSDSKSGLGSKKGKGSSTTKPAYSA, from the coding sequence ATGAATAAAAACATCAAAACCGTATTTCTATTTTTACTCGTATTCCTTGTCATTTTGGCAACGGTTTATAAAGGTCAGGACTTCGCCGGTAAACCCGACGAAATCAGTTATTCCGATTTTTTGAATATGGTGGAACCCATCGAAGGGAAAAAGCCAATTGGAAAAATTACTTCCAAAGATGGAAAGGAAACTTCCGCCAAACAACAAATCATCATTGATCGCGAACTCATTGAAGGTTGGTATATTCCTGAAAATAGTAAGGACAACAAACCAAAACTTTTCAAAACAAACGTAGCACAAGTAAACGATGATTTGGTGACAAAACTTCGTAAGTCACGTCTTAGTTTTACTGCGAAATCTACAGAAGAAAATAAATTTTGGAGTGTTGTCTCTGGCATCATTCCATGGTTATTTGCTCTCGGTATTATTTGGTTCATTATGATGCGCCAACTCCAAGCCTCTGGCAACAAAGCATTTACCTTTGGTAAGTCTCGTGCCAAGATGAATGTGGATCCAAAAGTCAAAGTGACTTTTAACGATGTTGCTGGATGTGAAGAAGCAAAAGTTGAATTACTAGAAATTATTGAATTTTTAAAAGATCCAAAAAAATTCCAAGCCATTGGTGCAAGAATTCCTAAAGGTGTTCTGCTTGTGGGTCCTCCAGGAACTGGTAAAACCTTACTGGCAAAAGCGGTTGCTGGTGAAGCGGGAGTTCCATTCTTCTCCATTTCTGGATCTGACTTTGTCGAAATGTTTGTGGGTGTGGGAGCTTCTCGTGTCCGTGATTTATTTGACCAAGGAAAAAAGAATGCACCTTGTATCATCTTTATCGATGAGATTGATGCTGTTGGTCGTCTTCGTGGTGCAGGCCTCGGTGGTGGACACGACGAGAGAGAACAAACCCTCAATCAGATGTTAGTCGAGATGGATGGATTTGAAATGAATGAAGGTGTGATTGTCATGGCGGCTACAAACCGTGCCGATGTCCTTGACCCAGCCCTCCTTCGTCCCGGTCGTTTTGACAGACAAGTGATTGTGGACCTTCCAGATCTCAAAGGTCGTGAAGAAATTTTAGCAGTCCATGCTAAAAAAGTTCCTTTAGTTTCTGACATATCTCTTAACTCTATCGCACGTGGAACTCCTGGATTTACAGGTGCGGATCTTGCCAACCTCATCAACGAAGCAGCCCTCCTTGCCGCACGTCGTAACAAAAAACGTGTGACCCAAGAAGAATTAGAAGAAGCTCGTGATAAAGTGATGATGGGACCAGAACGTAAGTCTATGTTTATCTCTGATAAAGAGAAAGAAATGACAGCGTATCATGAAGCAGGCCACGCATTACTTGGCACCTTACTGCCGTATACCGAACCAGTTCATAAAGTAACCATTATCCCACGTGGACGTGCCCTTGGTCTTACTCAATCTCTTCCTGTAGAGGACAGACATTCTTATCGCAAAAACTATTGTTTGGATCGCATTGTGATGTCTATGGGTGGATACATTGCCGAAGAACTGATCTTTGGTGATCCTTCCAATGGATCTTCTAATGATATCCAACAAGCAACGAACATCGCTCGTCGTATGGTTTGTGAATGGGGAATGTCTGAAAAACTAGGAACTATACATTACGGTTCAGGGGAAACCTCTCCATTTATGGGAAGAGACTATGGGCATACAAGTAAACCTTACTCGGAAGAATTTGCTGCAATGATTGACCAAGAAGTCAAACGTATCGTCCAAACTTGTCTCGACAAAGGTCGTGATTTGGTGAAAAAGAACCAAAAGAAATTGGATGCCATTGCCAAAGCCCTTCTTGCAAAAGAAACGATTGATGCACAAGAACTAACTGATATTGTTCAACCTTCTTTTGATAAGTTCTCTGATTCCAAATCGGGATTAGGATCTAAAAAAGGAAAAGGATCTTCGACAACAAAACCAGCATATTCTGCTTAA
- a CDS encoding EVE domain-containing protein, with translation MKYWLFKTEPDVFSIDDLIREKLSYWEGVRNYQARNYLRDEVKLGDLVLFYHSRLDPPGIVGIAEVAKEASPDPYQFDPNHKYFDPKLKGTEPRWYGVHLKPHTKFKELIPLDILRNTKGLEKMVVTQKGSRLSIQPVTKKEFEIIVKMALK, from the coding sequence ATGAAATATTGGCTCTTTAAAACAGAACCAGATGTATTTTCCATCGACGACCTAATAAGAGAAAAACTCTCTTATTGGGAAGGTGTTAGAAATTACCAAGCACGTAATTATCTTCGTGACGAAGTGAAATTAGGTGACTTGGTTTTATTTTATCATAGTAGGCTCGATCCACCGGGAATTGTAGGTATTGCAGAAGTAGCAAAAGAAGCAAGCCCAGACCCTTACCAATTTGATCCCAACCATAAGTACTTTGATCCCAAATTAAAAGGAACTGAACCTAGATGGTATGGAGTCCACTTAAAACCTCATACCAAATTTAAAGAGTTAATTCCTTTGGATATTCTGCGTAATACAAAGGGCCTTGAGAAAATGGTGGTAACTCAAAAAGGATCAAGGTTATCGATCCAACCAGTAACCAAAAAAGAATTTGAAATTATAGTGAAAATGGCTTTGAAGTAA
- a CDS encoding response regulator yields MNEINLACVVEDDPVHLFLTKQVITLSGMVKQTVVCQNGKDAYDMLVSRISSSESLPDLILLDLNMPIWDGWQFLDEISALSLDQKITIYIVTSSSDEDDLKRAEKYNLRGNYIIKPITIDKLREIIYEMN; encoded by the coding sequence ATGAATGAAATCAATTTAGCCTGCGTTGTGGAGGATGATCCTGTTCATCTTTTTTTGACAAAACAAGTCATCACCCTTTCCGGTATGGTAAAACAGACCGTAGTTTGCCAAAATGGGAAAGATGCATATGACATGCTTGTCTCTCGAATTTCTAGTTCAGAATCTTTGCCTGATTTGATTTTATTAGATTTGAATATGCCAATTTGGGATGGTTGGCAGTTCTTAGATGAAATCTCTGCTCTTTCGTTGGATCAAAAAATAACCATATATATCGTCACAAGTTCTTCTGATGAGGACGATTTAAAAAGAGCAGAAAAATACAATTTACGAGGAAATTATATCATTAAACCGATCACCATCGATAAACTAAGAGAGATCATTTACGAAATGAACTAA